The Rhodothermus marinus DSM 4252 DNA segment CTCTCCGAACGGTAGGGCCGAACCCTTTCGCCGGCTCGGTGGTTTGTTGAGGCCGATCGTCGACCTACCCCGGGAGTGTCGTGCTGAAGAAAGGCGCCGAGCTGGAACTGATCGTCGAAAAGTTTGCCGACCGCGGCAAGTCGCTCACCCGCGTGGACGGCTACGTGCTGTTCGTCGAAGGCGGCGTGCCCGGCGACCGGGCGCGCGTGCGCGTCGTCAAGCGCAAGAAAAACTACGCCGAGGGCCGTATCGTCGAGCTGCTCGAACCGAGCCCGCTCCGCACCGAGCCGTGCTGCCGCTACTTCGGCACCTGCGGCGGCTGCAAGTGGCAGCACGTGCGCTACGAAGCCCAGCTCGAAGCCAAACGCCAGAGCGTCTATGAGGCGCTCGTTCATCACGGCGGCTTCGAAGACGTCGAGGTGCGCCCCACCCTTCCCTCGCCCCGGCTCTACGGCTACCGCAACAAGATGGAGTTTTCCTTCAGCGCCGACCGCTGGCTGACGCCCGAGGAAATCGCCAGCGGCCGGCCGCTCGACCGCCATTTTGCCGTGGGGCTCCACGTGCCGGGCAACTTCTACAAGGTGATCGATCTGGAGGAATGCCACCTGCCCGAGCCGATCACCGTGCGGCTGCTCAACGAGCTGCGGGCCTTCTTCAAGGCGAAGGGCTGGGAGCCGTGGGACATCCGTCGGCACGAAGGCTACCTGCGCCATCTGGTGATCCGAACCGGCACGCGCACCGGCGAGGTCATGGTCAACCTGGTCACCAGCCGCTACGACGAAGCCCGCATGGCCGAGCTGGGCGCCTTCCTGCAGGAGCAATTTCCGGAAGTCACTACGCTGGTCAACACGATCAATTCGCGCCCGGCCCAGGTCTCCTACGGCGAGGCCACCTACACGATCTTCGGACCGGGCGTCATTCACGACTGCATCGGACCGTTTCGCTTCGAGATTGCGCCCGACGCCTTCTTCCAGACGAACACCGAACAGGCCGAGCGGCTCTACGAAGTGGCCCGCGAGCTGGCCGCCCTGCGTCCGGACGATCTGGTTTACGACCTCTACTGCGGCACCGGCACGATCTCCATCTTCATCGCCCCGCACGTGCGGCATGTGGTGGGCGTGGAGCTGGTGGCGTCGGCCGTCGAAAACGCCCGCGCCAATGCGGCAGCCAACGGCATCACGAACTGCACCTTCGTGGCCGGCGACCTGCTGGAAGTGCTCACGCCGGCGTTCGTGCGCACGCACGGCCGCCCCGACGTCGTGATCGTCGACCCGCCGCGGGCCGGTATGCATCCGAAGGTGGTGCGCCGCATCGGCCAGCTCCGGCCGGAACGGTTCGTCTACGTGAGCTGCAATCCCCAGACCCAGGCGCGCGACCTGAAGCTGCTCCGCGACCTGTATCGGATCGAGGCCGTGCAGCCCGTCGATCTGTTTCCGCACACCGACCACGTGGAAAGCGTCGTTGCCCTGCGGGCCCGTTAACCCTGCTGTGCCATGAACCGAGGCGTTGCATTCGTTACCGGCGGAACCGGCTTCATCGGCAGCCATCTGGTGGAAGAGCTGCTGCGCCGGGGCTACCGCGAAGTGCGCTGTCTGGTGCGCAAAGAACTGCGCTGGCTCGAAGGACTCGACATCGTGCCCGTCCGCGGCGACTTTTCCCGAATCGATGTGCTGTGGGAGGCCGTGCGCGACGCGGATGTGGTCTTTCACGTGGCGGGCGTGACGCGGGCGCGCGACTGGGCCACCTTCGAGCAGGGCAATATCACGGCCACGCTGAACCTGCTGGGCACCATCCTGGAAGCCAACCCGAACGTGCGCAAAGTGCTCATTACGAGCAGCCTGGCGGCCGTGGGCTACTGTCCGGGCGGCGTGGCCACCGAGGAGTCGCCGCTGCGTCCCATCAGCGCCTACGGCCGGAGCAAGGCGCTCATGGAGCAGGCGTTGCGGGCGCCCCGCGCCGACGGCCCGCCGTTTGCCGAGCTGCTCCCCATCGTCGTGGTCCGCCCGCCGGCCGTCTACGGCCCCCGCGAAGCCGACATCTACACGTTCTTCCGTACGGTCAGCCGGGGGCTGTGCCCCATCGTGGGCAGCGGCCGCCGCCCCGAGCTGAGCCTGGTGCACGTGCGCGACCTGGTGCGCGGCATGGTGGACGCCGCCGAGTCGGACGTTACCACCGGCCAGACCTACTTCATCGGCAGCGAGCAATTCTACTCCTGGCGCGAGATCCGGGACGCCACACTGAAAGCCCTGGGCCGCCGGGCGCTGACCGTGCACATCCCGCCGTTTCTGGTGGAACCGATCGGCGCGCTGGTGGAGCTGGCCGGGCGCCTGACGGGCACCTACCCGCCGCTCAACCGCGAAAAAGCCCGCGAAATCCGCCACGCCTGCAAGATGTGCGCGGTGGACAAAGCCCGCCGCGACTTTGGCTACCGCCAGCAGATCGGCCTCGAAGAAGGGATTCAGGAGACCATCGCCTGGTATCGGCAGCAGGGCTGGTTGTAAGCTATCCTTCCCCCACCGAAGCCTGCAGGTCGGGCTCGGGGAGGCCGTAGCCCACCACCAGCGCCATCAGCACCAGCGCGAGCGCCCCCAGCAGCGCATTGCTGAGATAGCCGTACTCTTTGTAGAGCCAGCCGGCCGCCACCCCGCTGATCCCGATGCCGAGCTGACCCAGCGCAATCGACAGACTCATGAGCGAGCCGCGCCGGGCACCCGGCACCAGCGCCGTCAACAGCGATTGCAGCGGACTCATCCGCATGCCCACCAGCGCCATCGCCAGCGCGAACAGCGTGTAAATGGTCAGGTCGCTCTGCATCAGCAACGGCGCGCCCGCCATCAGCACCGCCAGCCCCAGCGTGGCGCCCACGATCAGCGGCTTGCGTCCGATGCGATCCGAGAGCCGCCCGGCCAGGGGTCCGGCCACCACGTTCGCCAGCCCGCCAATCAGAAAAAGCAGCGCCATCTCTTCGGTCCGGAAGCCCTGCGTGTGCTCCAGCCAGGTGGGCAGATAGATCAGAAAAAGCCCGATACTGAAGAACATCAAAAAGTACACGAGCGGCGAGCGTGAGGTCGTCGGGCGGCGGAGCAGTTCGTAGTAGCGCCGGAGCACATTGCGGAGCGAGAGCGGGAGCTCGGAACGCACGCCGGGCGGCTGCGGCACGTAACGCCAGATCAGGAGCGTGGCCAGCGCCATCGTGAGCCCGAACGCCAGAAACGGCCAGCGAAAGTCGGCCAGTCCCGCCAGCAGCGTCCCGGCCGGGATCCCCACAATCTGGCCGAAGGCAACCCCGCTCATCACCCAGCCGTTGGCCCAGCCACGTCGCTCGTACGGGAAATAGTCGCCCACGTAGCTGACGGCCGCGCCGCTGAGCAGTCCCCCGGCCGCCCCGGCCAGCGCCCGCACCGCAAGCAGCGCGGCGAAGCTGTAGGCCACGCCGTGCAGCAGCAGCGCGCCCGTCATGGCCCCGCTCCCGACCAGCAGAATCAGCCGCCGCCCCAGCCGATCCGAGACGGGGCCGGCCACCAGCGCCATCACACTGAGCATCACGGCGTAGGCCGTGATCAGGCTACCCTGTTCCAGCTCGCCAATGCCCAGCGTGGCTCCGATACGCGGCAGGATCGGCGCCATGATGACCACCTGGCTGCTGGCCGAAAAGACCATCAGCCAGAGCGCCAGCAGAATGCGCCATTCCGATCGGGCCGCCATGCCGTCCTCTGCGGATTTTCCGGCCCAACCGGCGGCTTCGGATCTTTGTTTCGACAGGCGCTGACTCTTTCTGTCTATTGACAAAAACAGGACCACTTAACACGCCAGCGCTTTATGAAAAGGCCATCAAGCCCATCGTTAACGATTCGCTAATGCCCGGTTAATCGTCAGATAACGGGCGGCGGCTACCTTGGCCGGCGATCTTAAAAGGATACACCGTCGGCCTATGCAACGCCTGTTTCTCCTGATTCCCGTGCTGCTGACGGCCTGGAGCGTCCGGGCTCAGACGGGGCGTATCGCCGGGACGGTAGTCGACGCCGAAACGGGCGAGCCGCTCATCGGCGTGAACGTGCTCGTGGTGGAAAAAGCCACCGGCGCCGCCACCGACCTCGAAGGCCGCTACGAAATCGCCGACCTCGCTCCCGGCACCTATACGCTGCGCTTCTCTTACGTGGGCTACGTGAGCCAGACCGTGGAAAGCGTCGTGGTGCGGGCGGGCGAGGTCACGCGCATCGATCTGAGCCTGGCCCCGGAGTCGGTGGGTCTCGAGGCGGTCGTGGTCGAAGCGCGTCTGCTGCGCAACACCGAAGCGGCGCTGCTGGCCGCCCGTCAGCGGGCCGCCGCCGTCAGCGACGCGATCAGCGCCGAGATGATCGGCCGCACGGGCAGCAGCGACGCAGCCGACGCCATGGAGAAAGTAACGGGCGCCTCGGTGCTCGACGGCAAGTACGTGTACGTGCGCGGTCTGGGCGAGCGCTACATGAACGCCCAGCTCAACGGACTGGACCTCCCCAGCGCCGACCCCGACCGCAAGGCCGTGCCGTTCGATCTGTTTCCCGCCGCCCTGCTCGACAACATCGTCACGGTCAAAACCTTCACGCCCGATCGCCCCGGCAGCTTCACCGGCGGCAGCGTCAACCTGAACACCCGGGCCTTTCCCGACGCCCTGTCGATCAGCTTTTCCACTTCGATCACCTACCGGCCGCAGGTGGTGGGCTTCGGCAATCCCATTCTGGCCGTGCCCGGCGCCGACCCGGGCGTCTGGGGCTTTCGGGCCGGCCGCCTCGACGTGCCCGCCCTGCTACAAACACACCGCTTCGAAAACATTCCGTCGCTCAGCCAGGCCATCCTGAACCCCGACAACGCCCGATTGCTGGACCAGCTCTCCCGGGCGCTCACGCCTGAAATGGCTCCGGTCTACCGACGGGCGCCGCTCAACCAGAGCTACACGTTTTCGGCAGGCAATCGCTTCGACCTGGGCGGCGATCGACTGCTGGGCCTGGTGGCCAGCTTCAGCTATCGACGACAGGCCACCGCCTACGACGACGGCATCTGGGCCCGCTACCGGCTGACCGGCCGCGACGAAGCGGTCCTTTCCGAGGATAACTACCTGCACACCATCTCGGGCACCGACGAAGTCGTCTGGGGCAGCCTGATCAATGCGACGCTGCGCCCGCATCGGCGGCACGAGCTGGGCTTCAGCTTCATTCAGAACCACAGCGCCGAAAGCACCGCCCGCTACCAGCGTGGTCGTTTTCTGTACAATCTGGAGCCCGACGACATCTACGAAACGCGCGCGCTCATTTACATCGAACGTGACATCCGCACCTACCAGGTTCGGGGCAAGCATGCGCTCGGCGACGGACGCCAGCCCGCCACGCTGAGCTGGGACTTTTCCACGACCGGCACCTGGCAGGACGAACCCGACCGCCGCTTTTTCACGAACCATTATCGCCTGCGCACCGGCAGCGACGGCTCCATCGACACGCTCTACACGATCCGCGCCACCACGCCCCCACAGCGCTACTTCCGCTATCTGGAAGAATCGAACCAGGTGGGCAATCTGGCCCTGGAAGTACCACTCACGACCGCCCTGCGCCTCAAGGTGGGCGGCTACCTGGAGCGCAAAACACGCACCTATCGCGAGCGCAAATTTGTGCTGCGCCAGCAGCGGGGCAACCGCTACGACGGTGACCCCGAGGCTTACTTCGCGCCCGAAAACCTGGGCATCATTCAGGAACGCGACCTGAACGGTGACGGCGCACCCGATCTGTTCACCTTCGGCCTGTATCTGCAGGAAGACACGCAGCCTTCTTCCAACTACGACGGTACCCAGGACATCCGGGCCGGCTTTGCCATGATCGACTGGACGCCGCTGCGCCGGCTGCGGGTGATCACCGGGCTGCGCTACGAAACCACCGACATGGAAGTGGTCAGCCAGGACCCCACCAAAGACGTGGGGCGGCTCCGGAACGGCGACTGGCTTCCGGCGGCTACGGTCATCTACCGGCTGGCCGACGACATGAACCTGCGGCTGGCCTACGGCCGCACGCTGGCCCGACCGGTCTTCCGTGAGCTGGCCCCCTACTCGACCTTCGAGTACGTGGGCGGCTACCTGCTCACCGGCAACCCCGACTTGCGCCGCACGCTCGTGGACAACTTCGACCTGCGCTGGGAATGGTTCGTGCGTCCGGGCGAATTGCTCGCCGCCAGCCTGTTTTTCAAGTACTTCGACGATCCGATCGAAGTCGTCTACCAGCCCTTCGCGCCCAACGACAGCCCCGAGGTGCAGTACCGCAATGTCGAAGACGCCACACTTTACGGGCTGGAGCTGGAGCTGCGCAAGCGGCTGGACTTTCTGAGTGGCGCACTGCGGCATTTTGAAATCGGCGGCAACGCGACGTTCATCCATTCGACCGTGCGCGTACCGGCCGAAGAGCTGCAATCGATCCGGGAGCTACGACCCGACGCACCGGCCACGCGCTCACTGCAGGGGCAGTCGCCCTACCTCATCAACGCCGACCTGAGCTACGTGCACGAACAGCGCGGCACGACGGTCAGCCTCTACTACAACGTGTTCGGTCCCCGGCTGAAGGAAGTCGGACTCGGCGGCACGCCCGATACCTACGAGCGCCCGCGCCACACGCTGGACCTGAACATGAGCCAGCGGCTGATGACGAATCTGTCGCTCAAGCTGTCGGCGAAAAACCTGTTGAACGCCCGCTACCGCGTTTCCCACAGCTACAGAGGGCGGGAGTACGTGACGCGCGACTACGGCAGCGGGCGATCGTTCTCCATCGGGCTCAGCTACCAGTATTGAAAACAACCCCTGCACATAGCGAAGCGGCGGCCCTCGGGTCGCCGCTTCGCATAAGGAACCACCGTTAACAAACCATAAACCCAGCGTAATCCCGCCATGAACAAACGCCTTACCACCCTGCTGCTCCTGCTGGCGTGGCCGCTGTTGGGCCGCGCCCAGAACGTGGTGACCGTGACGGACGCCGACATCGGTCCGGGCGATCAGGTCACCTGGACCAGCGACAACGTCTACGTCCTCGACGGCTTCGTCTTCGTCGAAGAAGGCGCCACGCTCACCATCGAGCCCGGCACCATCGTCAAAGGCAAACCCGGCACCGGCGAAAACGCCTCTGCGCTCATCATTGCGCGCGGGGCCAAAATCTACGCCGAGGGGACGCCCGACCGCCCCATCATCTTCACGGCCGAAGCCGATCCGCTCGACGGCAGCTTCGACGCCTCCATCCGCGGCCAGTGGGGCGGTCTGATCATCCTCGGGCGCGCCCGCACCAACCTCGCCAACGGCGAAGCCAACATCGAAGGCATTCCCTCTACCGAAACGCGCGCCCGCTACGGCTGCGTCCCGAACAACACCACCCCCACCACCGTCGATGACTGCGACGACAACGACAACTCCGGCGTGCTCCGCTACGTCTCGATCCGGCACGGCGGCTCCAACATCGGCGCCGACAACGAAATCAACGGCCTCACGCTCGGCGCCGTCGGCAGCGGCACGACGATCGAGTACGTGGAGGTTTTCGCCAACGAAGACGACGGCTTCGAATTCTTCGGCGGCACCGTCAACACCCGCTACCTCGTAGCCGCCTTCTGCGGCGACGACGCCTTCGACTACGACGAGGGCTTCCGCGGCAAAGGCCAGTTCTGGTTTGCCATCATGCCTCCTGATGTGGGGAACCGCGCCGGCGAACACGACGGCGGCCGCGATCCCGAAGACGGCCAGCCCTACGCCATCCCCGTCATCTACAACGTGACCTACATCGGCTCGGGCGCCGCTTCCGGCAACGCCGATAACAACACGTTCGTCTTCCGCGACAACGCCGGCGGCAAGTACTTCAACTCCATCTTCACCGACTTCGGCAACATCGGCGTTCAGGTGGAAGACGTCGATGGCGTGGACGTGGACAGCCGCCAGCGGCTGGAGCAGGGCGATCTGGTGCTGGCCCACAACATCTGGTGGGGCTTCGGAGCCGGCAACGAGCTGGCCGACTTTGCGCCCCAGGATTTCGTGCAGCAGCACCTGCAGGCCAACAACAACTTCGTCGAAGACCCCATGCTGCGCGGCATCAGCCGCGAGGCGGACGGTGGTCTGGATCCGCGGCCGGCCCCGAACTCCCCGGCGCTGACGCGCCCGCGCGCACCCTATCCCGAAAACGACGACTTCTTCACGCCGGTGGAGTACATCGGCGCCTTCGGACCGGACGAGCTCTGGATCAAGGGCTGGACCAAACTCGCCCAACTCGGCATTCTGACGGCGCTGGAGCATGACGCCCGGACGATTCCGGCCGCCGTGGCCCTGCAGGCCGGCTACCCGAATCCGTTCCGGTCCGCCACGACGCTTACGTTCGCGCTGGACCGGGCGCAACGGGTGCGGCTGGCCGTCTACGACCTGCTCGGCCGCGAAGTGGCCCGGCTGGTCGAAGGTGTCCGCCCGGCCGGCACCTACCGGTTTACCCTTGAGGGCGCCCGCCTGGCGGCCGGCACCTATCTGGTTCGCCTCGAAACCGAGTCGGGCGTGCAGGTCCGGACGCTGACGCGCCTGCCCTGACGCAGCAAGCCTGCGCAGCGGAGGGGAGCAGAAAACCTGCTCCCCTTTTCTTTTTGTTTTTGAAAGACAACGGTTTGCTAACCCAGCGCTAATCGTTCGCTAACGGGCAATCTGTAAACTCCGGATGGATGCTGAGCTTCCGTCCGCCGGCCATGCGCACCGTCAACTACTTCCGCACGATCTGGATTTCCGACGTCCACCTGGGCACGCGGGCCAGCCGCGCCGACTTTCTCTACGACTTTCTGCGCCACAACGAAGCCGACTACCTCTACCTGGTGGGCGACATCTTCGACGGCTGGGCGCTGCAGCGCAACTGGTACTGGGATCCCTTCCACAACGGCGTACTCCAGCAGATCCTGCGCAAGGCCCGCAAGGGCACGCACGTCGTCTACATTCCGGGCAACCACGACGAATTTGCCCGCCAGTACTACGGGCTGAAGCTCGATGAGATCGTGGTGCGGCCCAGTGCCCTGCATACGACCGTGGACGGCCGCCAGCTCCTGGTGCTGCACGGCGACGAGTTCGACGGCATCATTCGCTACGCGCCCTGGCTGTCGCACCTCGGCGCCCGCGCCTACGAGCTGGTGCTCGTGCTCAACCGCTGGTACAACCACGTGCGCCGGCGGCTGGGCCTTTCGTACTGGTCGCTCTCGGCCTACCTGAAGTACCGCACCAAACGGGCGGTCCAGTACATCGCCGACTTCGAACGGGCGGTGGTGACCGAGGCCCGCAAGCACGAGGTCGAGGGCGTCGTCTGCGGCCACATTCACCATGCCGAGCTGCGCGAAATCGGCGACATTCTCTACGCCAACACGGGCGACTGGGTGGAAAGCTGCACGGCCCTGGTGGAGCACTTCGACGGACGGCTGGAAATCCTGCACTGGACGCCCGCCGAGGTGTTTCTGAATCCGTCCGGCGACGGCCGGCTCCCGGACGAACTCCCCGCCCTGAGCGTGCCCGCCCGGTCATGAGGGACCGTCCGCTCCGGGTGTTGTTCGTGGTGCAGGGCGAAGGCCGCGGCCACCTGACCCAGGCGCTGACGCTGCGCCGCTGGCTGACCGACGCCGGCCACGAAGTGGCGGCCGTGCTGGTAGGACGAAGCCAGGAGCGCCGGCTGCCCGGGTTCTTTCTGGAAAAAATCCAGACGCCCGTCCACGAATTTGCCTCGCCCAACTTCGCCTTCGATCGACGCTTTCGGGGCATTCGGCCCGGCCGCACCGTCGTCCGCAACCTGCTGCACCTTCCGGAATTTCAGCGAAGCCTGCACCGACTGCACGAAGCCGTTCAGGACGTGGCGCCCGATCTCGTCGTCAATTTCTACGAAGTGCTGATCGGCCTGCTCTATCGCCGGGCAAAGCTTCAACCGCCGCTGGTCTGCATCGCCCACCAGTACTTTTTTCTGCATCCGGACTATCCTTTTCCCCCGGGCTATCCGCTGCAGCGCCGGCTGGTCCGGCTGTTCACGCGGCTGACGGCCCCACCGGGTGCCCGCAAGCTGGCGCTGTCGTTCTACGAAGCGCCCGATCTGCCCGAACGCCAGCTCTCCGTCGTGCCGCCGCTGCTGCGCCCCGAGCTGTTCCAGCTTCCGCTGGATCGGACCGAAAACTTCCTGCTGGTCTATCTGCTCAACCGGGGCTACGCCGACGACCTGATCCGCTGGCACACCCGCCATCCCGAAATCGGCCTGCACGTCTTCTGGGACAATACGGAGCGGCCCGACGGCTGGTCGCCCCGCCCCGGCCTGGTCTTTCACCACCTGAACGACCGACTTTTTCTGGAAAAAATGGCCCGCTGTCGCGGCGTGGTCACGACGGCCGGCTTCGAGACCGTGGCCGAGGCGCTCTACCTGGGCAAACCCGTGCTGATGGTGCCCGTCGAAGGACATTTCGAGCAGCGCTGCAACGCCTACGACGCCGAACGCCTCGGTGCGGGCATCTGGAGCCCCCGCTTCGAGCTGGACCGACTGCTGGCGTTTCTGCCACACTACCGGAGTCCTTCGGCCGCCTTTCGTCGCTGGGTGGCACAGGCCCCCATGAAAATTCTTCCCCACCTGACGGCCTCCGCCCTGCGGCCGGTTGCGTAAGGCGGAGCCTGCCGGTATCTTTGGCGTTGCGTACCTGTAGCGAACGCGACGCACGCCATGCGCAAATACCGGTGGGTTCGCCGCCCCCTGCCCGATCCGAGCGCCGTGGCCACGCTGATGGCGGCGGCGCGCTACCTGCCCGAGCCGCTGGCCCGCGTGCTGGTGGCCCGGGGGATCACCACGGTGGAGGCGGCGCGTGCCTTCTTCCGGCCGGAGCTCGACCAGCTCCATGATCCGTTTCTGATGGCCGACATGGAAGCGGCCGCCCGGCGCCTGGCCCGCGCCATCGAAGACCGGGAGCAGGTGCTCGTCTACGGCGACTACGACGTGGACGGCACGACGGCCACGGCGCTGGTGACCTCCTTTCTGAAGGAACGGGGCGTGCCCGTCCGCTACTTCGTGCCCGATCGCTTCCGGCACGGCTACGGTCTCACGCAAAAGGCACTCGAAGAAGCGCTGGAAGCCGGCACCCGGCTGCTCATCGCGCTGGACTGTGGCATCACGGCCGCCGAAGAGGCGGCCTACGCCCGCGCGCGCGGCGTCGATCTGATCATCTGCGACCACCACACGGCCGGCGCCACGCTGCCCGAGGCGGTGGCCGTGCTCGATCCCAAGCGCCCGGACTGTCCCTACCCCTTCCCCGAGCTTTCAGGCTGCGCGGTGGCCTTCAAGCTGGTACAGGCCACGCTCCAGGTGCTGGGCGAGTCGCCCGAGGCGGCCTACCGGTACCTCGATCTGGTGGCGCTCTCGACGGCGGCCGACATCGTGCCGCTGACCGGCGAAAACCGCATCCTCATGGCCGAAGGGCTGCGCCACCTGCGCCGGAGTACGCGGCCAGGCCTGCAGCAATTGGCCGCCCGCGCCCGCTGGCCCCTGGAAACGCTCACCATGCACGGGATCGTGTTCGGGCTGGCGCCCCGCATCAACGCGGCCGGACGGCTGGGCGACGCCAACCGGGCCGTGGCGCTGCTCCTGGCCGAAGACGCCGCCACGGCCGACAAGCTGGCCGCCGAGCTGGACGCGGCCAACCGCGAGCGCCAGCAGATCGACCGCCGGACGCTCGAAGAAGCCATCGTCCAGGCCGAACGCCAGATTACGGCCCGCGACGACCGCCACGCGCTCGTGCTCTATCACCCCGACTGGCACCTGGGCGTCATCGGGATCGTGGCCAGCCGCATCGTCGAGCGCTTCTACCGTCCCACCATCCTGCTCTGCGCCGTCGATTCCATTCTCAAAGGCTCGGCCCGGTCCATTGCCGGGATCAACATCTACGAGGCGCTGCGCGACTGCGAGGACCTGCTGCTGCAATTCGGCGGCCACACCTACGCGGCCGGTCTGGCCCTGGAGGAAAACCGGCTCGAGGCCTTCCGCGAGCGCTTCAACGAGGCGGTGGGCGCCCGGATGACGCCCGAGCTGCTCGTCCCCCGCCTGGAGATCGACGCACTGCTCGACCTGCACACGCTCGACGAGCGTTTCTGGCGCCTGCTCCAGCGCTTCGGGCCGCACGGCCCCGAAAATGAAGAGCCCCTGTTCATGGCCCGCGACCTGGAAGTGGTGGGCGAGCCGAAACTGGTCGGCGGCGAGGGCAAACACCTGAAGTTCTACGTGCGCCAGCGCGCACATCCCGACGACCCGCCCTGCGAGGTGATCGGCTTCGGAAAGGAACGCCTGCTTCCGGCCGTGCAGCACAGCCGCCGCATGGGCCAGCCGCTTGCCCTGGCCTTCACGCTTCAGGAGAACACCTGGCAGGGCCAGACGCGCCTCCAGCTCCGATTGCGCGACCTGAAGCTGCAACGCGTCGAGACCCCCGTCGGGCAATAAAATTTCTTGAAGAGGAAACCCCGCAGACGTCGGGCGTTGCATTTCTGCGCGCAGACATTTAGACTATGTCTAAGCTGAAGCCATCGGCCGGAGGTAGGAAGCCATGCGGAGTGATGCGGCCCCGTTGACCTGTTTCCAGAAAGGACAGTACGTGCAGATCGAATGGCTGGCCCTCGACGAGGAGCAGGCCCAACGGCTGCGGGAGCTGGGCGTGCGCGAG contains these protein-coding regions:
- the rlmD gene encoding 23S rRNA (uracil(1939)-C(5))-methyltransferase RlmD, with translation MLKKGAELELIVEKFADRGKSLTRVDGYVLFVEGGVPGDRARVRVVKRKKNYAEGRIVELLEPSPLRTEPCCRYFGTCGGCKWQHVRYEAQLEAKRQSVYEALVHHGGFEDVEVRPTLPSPRLYGYRNKMEFSFSADRWLTPEEIASGRPLDRHFAVGLHVPGNFYKVIDLEECHLPEPITVRLLNELRAFFKAKGWEPWDIRRHEGYLRHLVIRTGTRTGEVMVNLVTSRYDEARMAELGAFLQEQFPEVTTLVNTINSRPAQVSYGEATYTIFGPGVIHDCIGPFRFEIAPDAFFQTNTEQAERLYEVARELAALRPDDLVYDLYCGTGTISIFIAPHVRHVVGVELVASAVENARANAAANGITNCTFVAGDLLEVLTPAFVRTHGRPDVVIVDPPRAGMHPKVVRRIGQLRPERFVYVSCNPQTQARDLKLLRDLYRIEAVQPVDLFPHTDHVESVVALRAR
- a CDS encoding NAD-dependent epimerase/dehydratase family protein, which translates into the protein MNRGVAFVTGGTGFIGSHLVEELLRRGYREVRCLVRKELRWLEGLDIVPVRGDFSRIDVLWEAVRDADVVFHVAGVTRARDWATFEQGNITATLNLLGTILEANPNVRKVLITSSLAAVGYCPGGVATEESPLRPISAYGRSKALMEQALRAPRADGPPFAELLPIVVVRPPAVYGPREADIYTFFRTVSRGLCPIVGSGRRPELSLVHVRDLVRGMVDAAESDVTTGQTYFIGSEQFYSWREIRDATLKALGRRALTVHIPPFLVEPIGALVELAGRLTGTYPPLNREKAREIRHACKMCAVDKARRDFGYRQQIGLEEGIQETIAWYRQQGWL
- a CDS encoding MFS transporter — protein: MAARSEWRILLALWLMVFSASSQVVIMAPILPRIGATLGIGELEQGSLITAYAVMLSVMALVAGPVSDRLGRRLILLVGSGAMTGALLLHGVAYSFAALLAVRALAGAAGGLLSGAAVSYVGDYFPYERRGWANGWVMSGVAFGQIVGIPAGTLLAGLADFRWPFLAFGLTMALATLLIWRYVPQPPGVRSELPLSLRNVLRRYYELLRRPTTSRSPLVYFLMFFSIGLFLIYLPTWLEHTQGFRTEEMALLFLIGGLANVVAGPLAGRLSDRIGRKPLIVGATLGLAVLMAGAPLLMQSDLTIYTLFALAMALVGMRMSPLQSLLTALVPGARRGSLMSLSIALGQLGIGISGVAAGWLYKEYGYLSNALLGALALVLMALVVGYGLPEPDLQASVGEG
- a CDS encoding TonB-dependent receptor, which produces MQRLFLLIPVLLTAWSVRAQTGRIAGTVVDAETGEPLIGVNVLVVEKATGAATDLEGRYEIADLAPGTYTLRFSYVGYVSQTVESVVVRAGEVTRIDLSLAPESVGLEAVVVEARLLRNTEAALLAARQRAAAVSDAISAEMIGRTGSSDAADAMEKVTGASVLDGKYVYVRGLGERYMNAQLNGLDLPSADPDRKAVPFDLFPAALLDNIVTVKTFTPDRPGSFTGGSVNLNTRAFPDALSISFSTSITYRPQVVGFGNPILAVPGADPGVWGFRAGRLDVPALLQTHRFENIPSLSQAILNPDNARLLDQLSRALTPEMAPVYRRAPLNQSYTFSAGNRFDLGGDRLLGLVASFSYRRQATAYDDGIWARYRLTGRDEAVLSEDNYLHTISGTDEVVWGSLINATLRPHRRHELGFSFIQNHSAESTARYQRGRFLYNLEPDDIYETRALIYIERDIRTYQVRGKHALGDGRQPATLSWDFSTTGTWQDEPDRRFFTNHYRLRTGSDGSIDTLYTIRATTPPQRYFRYLEESNQVGNLALEVPLTTALRLKVGGYLERKTRTYRERKFVLRQQRGNRYDGDPEAYFAPENLGIIQERDLNGDGAPDLFTFGLYLQEDTQPSSNYDGTQDIRAGFAMIDWTPLRRLRVITGLRYETTDMEVVSQDPTKDVGRLRNGDWLPAATVIYRLADDMNLRLAYGRTLARPVFRELAPYSTFEYVGGYLLTGNPDLRRTLVDNFDLRWEWFVRPGELLAASLFFKYFDDPIEVVYQPFAPNDSPEVQYRNVEDATLYGLELELRKRLDFLSGALRHFEIGGNATFIHSTVRVPAEELQSIRELRPDAPATRSLQGQSPYLINADLSYVHEQRGTTVSLYYNVFGPRLKEVGLGGTPDTYERPRHTLDLNMSQRLMTNLSLKLSAKNLLNARYRVSHSYRGREYVTRDYGSGRSFSIGLSYQY
- a CDS encoding T9SS type A sorting domain-containing protein; the encoded protein is MNKRLTTLLLLLAWPLLGRAQNVVTVTDADIGPGDQVTWTSDNVYVLDGFVFVEEGATLTIEPGTIVKGKPGTGENASALIIARGAKIYAEGTPDRPIIFTAEADPLDGSFDASIRGQWGGLIILGRARTNLANGEANIEGIPSTETRARYGCVPNNTTPTTVDDCDDNDNSGVLRYVSIRHGGSNIGADNEINGLTLGAVGSGTTIEYVEVFANEDDGFEFFGGTVNTRYLVAAFCGDDAFDYDEGFRGKGQFWFAIMPPDVGNRAGEHDGGRDPEDGQPYAIPVIYNVTYIGSGAASGNADNNTFVFRDNAGGKYFNSIFTDFGNIGVQVEDVDGVDVDSRQRLEQGDLVLAHNIWWGFGAGNELADFAPQDFVQQHLQANNNFVEDPMLRGISREADGGLDPRPAPNSPALTRPRAPYPENDDFFTPVEYIGAFGPDELWIKGWTKLAQLGILTALEHDARTIPAAVALQAGYPNPFRSATTLTFALDRAQRVRLAVYDLLGREVARLVEGVRPAGTYRFTLEGARLAAGTYLVRLETESGVQVRTLTRLP
- a CDS encoding UDP-2,3-diacylglucosamine diphosphatase; the protein is MRTVNYFRTIWISDVHLGTRASRADFLYDFLRHNEADYLYLVGDIFDGWALQRNWYWDPFHNGVLQQILRKARKGTHVVYIPGNHDEFARQYYGLKLDEIVVRPSALHTTVDGRQLLVLHGDEFDGIIRYAPWLSHLGARAYELVLVLNRWYNHVRRRLGLSYWSLSAYLKYRTKRAVQYIADFERAVVTEARKHEVEGVVCGHIHHAELREIGDILYANTGDWVESCTALVEHFDGRLEILHWTPAEVFLNPSGDGRLPDELPALSVPARS